The Betta splendens chromosome 12, fBetSpl5.4, whole genome shotgun sequence genome contains the following window.
TTATGAATGCATCGAGtgtataaatacaaacaaacacatttagtgCATGTTCGTTATATAACAAAATGAAACTATCTCTTTTTTCATTGATGCTATGTTCAGTATTTAATGTGAGCTGCGCCTCCCGGAGACAAATCCCAGCTACTACACAAAGAGCGAAGGGAACGTGCGCTTTTGTTCATGACAACAATGTGGGAATAAACATGTGATATGATCATAGCTAGTATTGGCTGAAATAACCAACCCATAAATTCAATaaagaatatttattatttataatatttactagttacattaaaagcacatttatCTCAGAGAGATTCAAGAATATTATAAGGATTCTGAAGGTCAATGGTTGATTGATGAGTAAAACATCGATCTGGTCCTGGTGCTTTGACCAAAATACAGTCCTTTACAAAATGCAGGTCTAGAAACAGTCCTTCACATGTTCTCATGCtcagtaaagtagttcatataGAATAATGTAACAGTCAAAGGTGCAATGTTGCTGCAAAATGAATGCTTCATATTTTATACTGCTGAACTGACAATTATAAAACAATAATCACATTGAAGGAGGATACCTCCTTCCTCATCACTCCTTATTTTTGTGATGGTGTTGTTGTGAATGTCTAACATATTTTTCTCTGTGGGCATACTCGTATATGGACAGAAGTCAAGTGAACTTTAAACATATTAATACAGCAACAAAAGAGATACTGACTCTACAAATGAGACAAAACCGTGTTTATTTTTAGGACAATGAACAGCTGATTGATTTACTGTGAAGGTGGTTTTCATCCACATCCTTTATTAAATCCATTTAAGGCCTTTTTATGAAAGCTGTGGAACAATAACATCCATCATTAGAGAACTAATAACGCTACAGTTTATTTCAAGATTAAATAGATATTGTAAAAATCACACACAATAATATTGGCCGTATAAAAGtgatttttttcagtgtttgtaAGTGTCTGCGTCTTTCCTGGAGGAGCTTATCCACTGGATCTTCTCTCTCAGCCTATCCTCCCAGTCCTTGCACCAGTCCAGGCTCCGCTCCAGGTTCTGGTAACGAGTCGGTAATGAGTCCAGCGCCTGCACTGCCTCAGGCTGGTCACAGGTCAAGCCGGCCCTCTGCACTGCAGCCTGGAACTTGGCTGGAGATGCTGTTGCAATGTAACATCTGCAATGAAAGTACTGACTAGTCATAGTTTCATGTTCATTATGCAGGTTAATGACAGGCCCACAACTcaatactgtataaatgtttCCTTATGCTGACATCTGTTCCATCTATATTATCTATGTGATGCCCTAATGGCTTGTGTCATATGTGGATGTACATTCTACCTGCTGATCCCAGGGCTGTGAGGACAGTGGTAGTGATGCCACACGGCCACAGCGGTATGAGGACACAGAACATAGTGgttttcctgccagcatctccTCATGGTGTCCAGTATCCCTTCATCGCTCACCGCTCCAGTAGAGAAAACCTGTGACAACTACAACGGGATGGAGAGAACACGAAGGTTGAGGGGAAATGGGCCCCGATGCACTGGACACAGACAATAAGTTGACGACTGCTACCAGCTGGTGGTGCTTTTCAGGCAGAGAGAACTTGTGTGAACGTTGAAACTCCTCCATCATGTTCTTCACTGTTTCTCCATCTCTGTTCAGCATCAGCCAGAATACTCGCTCCATGTTGTATGGGTCCTACAAAGCAGGAGAGGCAGCAATAAGCAGCACCATCAGTAGAAACACGGTCGGAAGAAACATTATCAGTAGAAACAAGGTTCGGACAAAGGCTGTGAGGAGTGTTTCTAGTGTGACATAAACCAAACACCACAGCACCTGGATGTCGATAGCAGGGGCCAGCGTTTGGATCACACCCGGCGCCATGGAGAAGTCTCCAGTGGTCACCGTCCTATGAAGGATGTCATTGGCGTTAACCATGGCCACCAGCCTCAGAGGAAACCCCATCAGCTTCACTATGAACCCAGCtggaacagacacacagcagaaggaggagcGTGACCACCCAGACCGGACCCGTCAGGCAGAACCACGTCGCTGCCACCTCCACCCCACCTGTGATGTTCCCCGCCCCCCCACTgggcaccaccacctccacctccggcAGCGCCCCGTCAGCCTCCGCCCCGCTCAGCTGCAGGTATGCGTACATGAAGTGGGCCAGCTGGATCATGACTCGGGACCAGTTGACTGAGTTGAGGCTCATGAGGCCGTGAGACTCGACCAACCGGGGATCGGCGAACAGGCGGCGCAGCGGGCGGTCGATGTCGTCCGAGCTCCCGTCGGctgcggaggcagaggagcagaagctcAACGCCGCGTCCCGCTGCTCCGGCGCCGTCGGCACCTTTTACCTGCAAACGCGTGGATGTTGTCCTGGAGGCAGGTGATCATGTGCTTCTCCTGGACCGGAGTGACGCGTCCTCGCGGGTACACCACCACCACGTCGACGCCTCGCAGGCCCCTGGCGCTTTGGACGGCCGAGCCGCCGGTGTCGCCCGACGTGCCTGGAGAGAGGCGGTTACCGTGACGACCAGCACCGACGCTTGGCCTTATGACTCAGATGTGAATTACTCTCATCACGTCCGTTACTGTCTTACCGACGAGGACAGTAGCTCTGAGATTGTCTTTCTGAAGGAAGTAGCTGAGGAAACGCACAGTGCAAGTCATGGCCAGGTCCTTGAAGGCCAACGTCTGGCCGTGGAAGAGCTCCAGCACCGACAGACCCTCCTTCAGGCGAACGACTCTGACCACCTCAGGCACCGAGAAGCTGGACAGAGCTTCACCCACCAGaactggagcagagacagagtctgttcagctgattgtgtgtgaggtttACTGGAAAAGGTTCACTTGGTCTGTCTTTGCATTATAGAGGCACGTGGAGGCGTCCGACCCACCTTCCAGGTCCCGTCTGGGGATGAGCTGCGTGGGGATGAACAAGGAAcacacctccaccaccagctgGGTGTAGGACAGATCCTTCCAGGACCTGATTGTGTCCGGGCTCAGCACAGGCACCGCCTCCGGCAGGAACATGCCCCCGTCCGGAGCGTAGCCTGCAAACAGAACCTTCTGGAAGTCCCATCCCCGGACCCCACCTCGCGTGCTGCAGTAGAGCATCACACAGACCTGGACGCAGCACAGCGTTAAGGGCAGCGTGACCAAACAAaggcctctgcagctctgactaTGGGCAAGATGAGGCCTCTGTAATGATGAATGTAAGGATTTAGTTAGTCCGCATCAACTGGATTTAAGTTTGTCTGTTTGCATGGTTTTGGTTTGAGTGTGTTTATGATCACAGTTACGACCGATTTAGTTTTTTTCACTAGTTTCATGTTATTGGTGCTCATATTACTGTGTGATGAATATCTGCGTTATTGATTATTGAGTCTGAACTGTTGATATAAAGTCGTTTAAGTCCACACGAGGTCAGAAGAGGATCAGGTTCTTTCTCTAGTTGTTACAAGAActtaacactattatttttgtattattattattttgttattgtaCTTGACTTCGACCTGCTGCAGCTTATTTGTGTCCAGACATGTCTGATCTTAAATAAACGTATAATCAGATTCATTAACGTCTACTGTACATTCTTTCTTGAAGTTTCACCTTATTCCAAACGGTTCGGTCCCGTTGTCCGCTCGTCTGGACCTCTGAGCCTCGGAACCTCCAGCAGAGGACGAACCCGAACCAGCAACGTGTGTcttactggaacctggacgggTCCACTTACAACTGACCCGCTTAGTTCTGGTTCTAAGGAACTTTGTCCCCGTTTAGGACGCTgcgtcttttctttttcttcttcttctccagctgctgcgttCGGTGGACTGAGGCTCACTGCGAAGCCCGGCGGTGGAGGACCCAGCGACGCTGGCCCACTCACTATCTCCTCGGTACCGTTCTCTTGGTCCGCGGTCCGTCCAGCAGCTGGATGCTTCGTTTCTCTTTGATGAGGATTTGAGGCAACCCCAGTTCACTGCTTAGTCAGCGACGGAAACCTGAAACATATTATTACTGTAACTGACTGACGTGACGTCACGTGACTGGATGAAGGCGAATAGTGACTAATATTACTTAAAGCTTGTGCGATATTCCAGATCTACCCATTGAACTATTGACTTTAGCTCAGTGGTTGCTGACAGGGAAGTTCTGTGGGTCGAAACTCGACATCAAAGACAGACGGAGGACGGAAGCAGCAGAACATCACATCATCCTGAACAGAGCAGATCTGAGACACGTGCTCATAACGGGGTCCGTGGGGTTTGTGTTCTGGTACCAACCTCAACAAGCCAAAGTCATCTACAAGCACAACGTGAAGAACCAGCTCGGTACCTGAGAGATGAGCCTGTTTTCAGACAAACCTTTTAAAATTGtgtttgaaattaaataattaacttGTTTTATTGAGTGAAACCACTTTCACTTTGGtgagcagagaaacaaacatttgttaTGGAAATGAGACACAAGCCTCAACAATATTAAAAACCTTTGCTGACAGTCAGACGGCTTTTGTACCTTTACTAATAATGGTCCACTATTCTCTATTCTGGACGTTACGTGCTTTTGGTTAAATGTAGCTCTGGGCAAAGCAGGGTTATATTGATTTTTGTGTGTACAATCAACAGCGTGTTTAGAATCAGGTTTCATCTCCTACAAGAACGGAAATCAGAAAGAAAAGGTTCTTTAATGATGCCTCCAGTTTAAAGGATAAAATACAAACTTCATGATATCATAGACAGTGGAGTCGTGTGCAAACCTGGTGGTCAGACGACACCTGACTCCCATtaacacataaatacatatcATGCCTTCATTAGGTTCAATTACTGGAAACAAGGAGTGTTCTGTATCGCATGACGATTAACATGTGAATGTGTTACAAACTAGTTACAGTTCACCAGAACTCGACCAGAACCAGCTGAAGTCCCACACAGGACACATGCTGCCTCGTGTCCATGCAGGTCACAGAGGAACCAGACCTCACTGCTGCAGGAGCATCTGCACGTCTGTGGGCTTCGCTTGACTCCAGACAGCGCCGATGGTCTGGGGTTCTGAAGccgaacacacagacactcctTCCACAGTCATGGGTTAAACATGATGTGGGTCAGACAGGGTTTAAAGTGGACTCTAACAGACGGGAGTTAGTGAATATGGCTAAACATTCAGTGCGTCTGCCATCAAAATGAGAAGAAGCCATCGTGACATTGTTCACTGGCCACAATAAACAATATGTAGTAACCGCTGAGAAGAGTCTGCACATCTGCTCCTtaccagaacacacacatgcttctcCTGACAGGTTCTGTTCCCTCTACTGACACCACAACAAAGCCTTTGAGAAGATGCTGATTTGGGTCCATTCACTTAGCTAGTTTGACTTGAACAGGAAGGTACATGAGGGCAGCTATTCAAATATGaggaatcatcatcatcatcaagttAAGTCTAACGTAGCAACGTTTGGTTCGACCCTCTCAGCATCCTCAGTGGTCAGTGAATCTGAATCTGGCAGGTCTGGTCCTTGttcagaggcaggaagagagggaaACAACTGGGAGAGCGTCTTGTGTGAAACCCCCCGTCCATGTTCTCACCAGAACTAATACATCTTCAGTACCAGGCCGTCGCCaggacatttttattattaataagagGCTGAAAATATTACCAGAAATGCTGCTACCTGCTTCACATCGATGAAAAGATAAGCAGAAACCTTCCACATTCAaactttaaaaactaaaaaaagagaGTTGCTCGATACAGACTGTACAGAACCACGGTGGAGGTGTAGTGTTAACTGGGAGCAGATCTCACGCGGTTCCCAGCTCCCTGCTCCCTGAGCAGCAGTTCAACCCGGCCTCCTCTGACCAGACGACCACCGGCTGCTGGTTCTCGCAGCCGGCCGTGCTCCTCGTGGAGAATGTTCTTCCAAAACACTTACTGACACGACAATGTCTGTGGAGTACGAGCTCCCGCCTCCAAAGCACAGGGCCGAGGACGAGGGAGCAGGGAGGACAGGTTAGGAGctgtcctgcagctctttgGCCTTGGTCAAGATGGTGTGCACGTCTGAGATGGGGTAATCCTGAGAGACAAGAGAAAGCAGCCATCACTCTGGAAGCCCGGGTCCAGACATGTTCACTGCACCTACTAAagcctcacctgcagcagcctcatGTTCATGGTGAAGTCGCCCACCAATATTTTGTCCCTGATGAGTCTGtgaaaacaagaaataaacagaCACCATGATTCCCGGAGGAGACGGGGGCGTCGGAGCTGCGGGTTCGGAGGAGGCTCACATGAGCATGGCGCAGCACACCAGCACCAGGAAGTGGAAGCGGTCCTCGTCGGAAAACAGCGTGTCCCAGATGCGCAGGACGTCTGGCAGCAGGAACTCCTgggacagcagcagcgtgagccaGCGGAAGGTGAAGTACTGCGGCTTGatgttctgctcctcctgtgtggACACGGACACAAGCCTGGTTGTGACGCTGTGCAGAGCCGGTGCAGAGACGGGAAGGGGAGCCTGGGTCCTACCAGCTTCAGGTACAGCACCAGGTCCTTGTCCCGGAGCATGGAGTACACGCTCTCCATCTTGTAGGTGATGCCGCACTGAGAGTCGTCCAGGCTCTTGATGAAGTTGTCCCTGTTCTCGGACATCAGGTTGGTGAAACAGAAGAAGGTGTCGGCTTCGGCGTGCTctgaacaagaggaggaggccagaatAAACAAAGAGCAGGTTGATGAAAGCCGCTGAGGGAAGAGGAGGCCACGACAACACGTCACAGCCGGTCggagcagcagcatttcatCAAGAACCTGAACCCAGACCACCGGAGCAGCACCCAGACCTTCCCTCAGGTGAACTGAACAATACGCACCTTTCCACTGACTGTTGGGGTCCGTGGCGAAGGCGTAATAAATGGGCCCCACGATCTCGTTCATGCCCTGGACGTAGGCGATGCCAGGGTTGAGTTTGGCGTAGATGAAGAGGATCCGCTCCACCACCTCCCAGTGAGCTTCACTCCCATTGGGCAGCACCTCGTACTCATTGGATGGATAGAGGTTCAAGGCTTTTCCAGGAGAGCTCACCTGGGGACAGACTCAGGTCAGCACAAAAAGGGCTAAGAGGATGAGCCGTCCAGTTAAGGCTGCTCTGAACAAAGCCTGGACCCGTCTGCTACCGAGTTACCAGTTCAGTGATGGAGCTGCGGATGCTGTTACCGCTCACTTACGTTGGTCACGCCGCTGCGGTTGCAGTTCACGGTCTGCGCCTTCAGCGTGGTCTGCTCGACCCGCCGACGCAGCGTCTCGTAGTCGTTCTGAGGGTCCAGGATGAGCTGGCAGGGGTACTCAGTGGGGCGCTGGAAGAAGGCCATGTCCGGGTACAGCCGTCTGAAAGGAAGACGCTCCATGGGTTTGGATCCTAAATGTTGCACAGTGAATAAAGTAGCTCACGTACCTCACGTCCTTGTCAATCTGCAGCAGGATCTCATTGTCCTTGAAGTACGTATTCCACCTGCTGTCAGGGTTTGGATTCAGAGGCTGGTGAAGTAAACAGATGTTCAACAAGATCAACCTGTGGCTGGGTTTGAACATCACATCAGGAGCAGCTGGTTCACCAACAGTGAGTAACCGTTACTGTGATCCAGTTTGTAGATAGAGCAGCACGACACTCACATGGTCCTCCATGGTCACGTCTTCCCTGGAGAA
Protein-coding sequences here:
- the tbc1d13 gene encoding TBC1 domain family member 13, giving the protein MSTAYKNRIQEFKLALSEENIKLKTLRELCFNGIPFEGGIRALCWKILLNYLPLDQTLWESFLKKQREVYSQFLKEMIIQPGIAKANMSFSREDVTMEDHPLNPNPDSRWNTYFKDNEILLQIDKDVRRLYPDMAFFQRPTEYPCQLILDPQNDYETLRRRVEQTTLKAQTVNCNRSGVTNVSSPGKALNLYPSNEYEVLPNGSEAHWEVVERILFIYAKLNPGIAYVQGMNEIVGPIYYAFATDPNSQWKEHAEADTFFCFTNLMSENRDNFIKSLDDSQCGITYKMESVYSMLRDKDLVLYLKLEEQNIKPQYFTFRWLTLLLSQEFLLPDVLRIWDTLFSDEDRFHFLVLVCCAMLILIRDKILVGDFTMNMRLLQDYPISDVHTILTKAKELQDSS
- the thnsl2 gene encoding threonine synthase-like 2 isoform X3, giving the protein MLYCSTRGGVRGWDFQKVLFAGYAPDGGMFLPEAVPVLSPDTIRSWKDLSYTQLVVEVCSLFIPTQLIPRRDLEVLVGEALSSFSVPEVVRVVRLKEGLSVLELFHGQTLAFKDLAMTCTVRFLSYFLQKDNLRATVLVGTSGDTGGSAVQSARGLRGVDVVVVYPRGRVTPVQEKHMITCLQDNIHAFAAGFIVKLMGFPLRLVAMVNANDILHRTVTTGDFSMAPGVIQTLAPAIDIQDPYNMERVFWLMLNRDGETVKNMMEEFQRSHKFSLPEKHHQLLSQVFSTGAVSDEGILDTMRRCWQENHYVLCPHTAVAVWHHYHCPHSPGISRCYIATASPAKFQAAVQRAGLTCDQPEAVQALDSLPTRYQNLERSLDWCKDWEDRLREKIQWISSSRKDADTYKH
- the thnsl2 gene encoding threonine synthase-like 2 isoform X2, with product MFLPEAVPVLSPDTIRSWKDLSYTQLVVEVCSLFIPTQLIPRRDLEVLVGEALSSFSVPEVVRVVRLKEGLSVLELFHGQTLAFKDLAMTCTVRFLSYFLQKDNLRATVLVGTSGDTGGSAVQSARGLRGVDVVVVYPRGRVTPVQEKHMITCLQDNIHAFAADGSSDDIDRPLRRLFADPRLVESHGLMSLNSVNWSRVMIQLAHFMYAYLQLSGAEADGALPEVEVVVPSGGAGNITAGFIVKLMGFPLRLVAMVNANDILHRTVTTGDFSMAPGVIQTLAPAIDIQDPYNMERVFWLMLNRDGETVKNMMEEFQRSHKFSLPEKHHQLLSQVFSTGAVSDEGILDTMRRCWQENHYVLCPHTAVAVWHHYHCPHSPGISRCYIATASPAKFQAAVQRAGLTCDQPEAVQALDSLPTRYQNLERSLDWCKDWEDRLREKIQWISSSRKDADTYKH
- the thnsl2 gene encoding threonine synthase-like 2 isoform X1 produces the protein MLYCSTRGGVRGWDFQKVLFAGYAPDGGMFLPEAVPVLSPDTIRSWKDLSYTQLVVEVCSLFIPTQLIPRRDLEVLVGEALSSFSVPEVVRVVRLKEGLSVLELFHGQTLAFKDLAMTCTVRFLSYFLQKDNLRATVLVGTSGDTGGSAVQSARGLRGVDVVVVYPRGRVTPVQEKHMITCLQDNIHAFAADGSSDDIDRPLRRLFADPRLVESHGLMSLNSVNWSRVMIQLAHFMYAYLQLSGAEADGALPEVEVVVPSGGAGNITAGFIVKLMGFPLRLVAMVNANDILHRTVTTGDFSMAPGVIQTLAPAIDIQDPYNMERVFWLMLNRDGETVKNMMEEFQRSHKFSLPEKHHQLLSQVFSTGAVSDEGILDTMRRCWQENHYVLCPHTAVAVWHHYHCPHSPGISRCYIATASPAKFQAAVQRAGLTCDQPEAVQALDSLPTRYQNLERSLDWCKDWEDRLREKIQWISSSRKDADTYKH